One segment of Solanum lycopersicum chromosome 1, SLM_r2.1 DNA contains the following:
- the LOC104647157 gene encoding uncharacterized protein yields the protein MTNEGDGSGASNTPNVQVGKKNKKGKKQQQKGNEPNLPVLPDLPPTNPPPTGLPPGSLPPDGQPSGSLPPGGQPSGSLPPGGLPTGELPSNVPPPSDGQTSFQHNIVDESDGDDSEEIINVTVGHEWLASVERARLAVEILGQRFNGLDSDVKDLKEHSLEEVDAIRKELDLRKRSELVMKETITSLEFRFLDALTTIQTLKNKVEALEEEREVGATTSLGQERESRVEVPKPPTFKGVHDALEVGNFLWHLENYFRCNRVRIDANKINTAMLYLSDVAMLWWKRKDAEIKRGTRTIDTWEQFLEEFKKAFFPNNVVYEMKHKLWELKQTRSIRAYVKEFTFLTLQIPQLTEEDMLFTFMDGLKNWARTELERRQVKTIDEAITQAETLTDFKHDRLDKAKGKEARGSQAKGGGDRGRGREQSTQPKQRDTPKPDGRRFERQKYSEKRTQSSRGDGCYICDEPHGYARCPEMKSLSAIVRERKEKEAQDKAKSADTTQLGMVGICGAIDKQADNLRDFSTQYVDISINGQPVRAMVDSGAEANIMTKTAAEKLGLKIVPSNNCLKTINAPPTPVCGIAHGVSITLGRWRDKTNFTVAPLDISDVILGQEFFQHCHTMIDPYLQQLMVMEGEGSFMVPLVRVPKKDGYSQLSTMQIVKGLKKGAPTFLATIASSGEDHGAMQPLPPIIESVLQENSDVIPKELPKTLPPRREVEHMIELEAGAKPPALAPYRMAPLELEEQRRQLKELLEAGHIRPSKAPYGAPVLFQKKKDGSMRLCIDYRALNKITIRNKYPIPLIADLFDRLGEAKYFTKMDLRKGYYQDHVKNLKKVFKVLRENQLYVKREKCKFAQPKIHFLGHVISQGELRMDEAKKNRPWLWSEECEEAFEGLKAVVTEESVLMLPDFTKTFEIHTDASNFAIGGVLMQAKHPIAFESWKLNEAERR from the exons ATGACGAACGAAGGAGACGGAAGCGGCGCTAGCAACACCCCCAACGTTCAGGTGggaaagaagaacaagaaagggaagaagcAGCAGCAGAAGGGGAATGAACCCAATCTGCCTGTTCTGCCCGATCTTCCACCCACTAATCCTCCACCAACTGGACTTCCACCAGGCAGTCTTCCACCAGACGGTCAGCCATCAGGCAGTCTGCCACCAGGCGGACAACCATCAGGCAGTCTGCCACCAGGCGGTCTTCCAACAGGTGAGTTACCATCAAATGTTCCTCCACCAAGTGATGGACAAACATCTTTCCAGCATAATATTGTTGATGAAAGTGACGGGGACGACAGCGAAGAAATTATCAACGTCACTGTGGGACATGAATGGCTTGCCAGCGTTGAAAGGGCAAGGCTAGCTGTTGAGATTTTAGGCCAGCGCTTTAACGGGTTGGACAGTGATGTCAAAGACCTTAAGGAGCACTCCCTTGAGGAAGTTGATGCCATTCGGAAGGAGTTGGATCTACGCAAGCGGTCTGAATTAGTGATGAAGGAAACCATTACTTCCTTGGAGTTCAGGTTCTTGGACGCCCTTACGACGATCCAGACGCTGAAGAACAAGGTTGAGGCCCTCGAAGAAGAGAGGGAGGTTGGAGCAACAACATCACTTGGCCAGGAAAGGGAGTCCAGAGTCGAGGTTCCCAAGCCACCAACATTCAAGGGTGTCCATGACGCCCTAGAGGTAGGAAATTTCTTATGgcacttggaaaattatttCAGGTGTAATCGGGTCAGGATCGATGCAAACAAGATCAACACTGCCATGTTGTATCTTTCCGACGTAGCCATGTTATGGTGGAAACGCAAAGATGCCGAGATTAAGAGGGGCACACGCACCATCGACACATGGGAACAATTCCTTGAGGAATTCAAGAAAGCTTTCTTCCCCAACAATGTTGTTTATGAGATGAAGCACAAACTCTGGGAGTTGAAGCAGACGCGAAGCATTAGGGCATATGTGAAAGAGTTCACatttttgaccctccaaattccCCAACTAACGGAAGAGGACATGCTGTTCACCTTCATGGACGGGCTAAAGAATTGGGCGAGGACCGAGTTAGAGCGGCGTCAAGTAAAAACCATTGATGAGGCCATCACTCAAGCCGAAACCTTGACAGATTTCAAACATGATCGTTTGGACAAGGCGAAGGGCAAGGAGGCAAGGGGCAGTCAAGCTAAAGGCGGGGGAGACCGTGGCCGAGGCAGAGAACAGTCGACACAACCCAAGCAGCGAGACACGCCCAAGCCCGATGGTAGACGGTTTGAGCGCCAGAAATACTCAGAGAAGCGGACGCAGTCCAGCAGAGGAGACGGGTGCTACATATGCGACGAACCTCACGGTTATGCCAGGTGCCCAGAGATGAAGAGCCTTAGTGCCATCGTTCGTGAGCGGAAGGAAAAGGAGGCACAAGACAAGGCGAAATCGGCAGACACCACTCAGTTGGGAATGGTTGGAATCTGTGGAGCCATAGACAAACAGGCCGACAACCTGAGGGATTTCAGTACACAATATGTGGATATCTCCATCAATGGGCAACCTGTTCGGGCCATGGTAGATTCCGGGGCTGAAGCTAACATCATGACCAAGACGGCGGCAGAAAAATTGGGACTGAAAATTGTTCCAAGCAATAATTGCCTCAAGACGATCAACGCCCCACCAACTCCCGTGTGTGGAATTGCTCATGGGGTCAGCATCACTTTAGGACGGTGGAGAGATAAGACAAACTTTACCGTAGCTCCCTTGGACATATCCGATGTTATTCTTGGGCAGGAATTCTTTCAACATTGTCACACGATGATTGATCCCTACCTTCAACAACTCATGGTGATGGAGGGGGAAGGGTCTTTTATGGTGCCACTTGTTAGGGTGCCAAAGAAAGACGGATATTCCCAACTGTCGACCATGCAGATTGTGAAGGGCCTGAAGAAAGGAGCACCAACCTTCTTAGCCACCATCGCAAGTTCGGGTGAAGACCATGGTGCTATGCAGCCACTGCCTCCTATCATAGAGTCTGTTTTGCAGGAAAACAGTGATGTGATACCGAAGGAGCTGCCGAAGACACTACCTCCAAGGCGCGAGGTAGAACACATGATCGAGTTGGAGGCGGGAGCCAAGCCACCTGCGCTTGCACCTTATCGCATGGCTCCGCTTGAGTTAGAAGAACAGAGGAGGCAGTTGAAGGAACTCCTCGAAGCAGGTCATATTCGTCCATCCAAGGCACCCTATGGAGCACCAGTGCTGTTTCAGAAGAAGAAAGACGGGTCGATGCGTCTATGCATTGACTACAGGGCACTCAACAAGATCACAATTCGGAACAAGTACCCAATCCCGCTGATCGCAGATTTGTTTGATCGTCTTGGAGAGGCCAAGTACTTCACCAAAATGGATCTCCGTAAAGGCTACTATCAA GATCATGTAAAGAACTTGAAGAAGGTCTTCAAAGTCTTGCGGGAGAATCAGCTTTATGTTAAGCGGGAGAAGTGCAAGTTCGCCCAACCAAAGATACATTTCTTGGGCCATGTGATCAGCCAAGGTGAGCTTCGTATGGACGAGGCAAAG AAGAACAGGCCTTGGCTGTGGAGCGAGGAGTGCGAGGAAGCGTTTGAAGGTCTTAAGGCTGTGGTTACTGAAGAATCAGTCTTGATGCTGCCTGACTTCACCAAGACCTTTGAGATCCATACGGATGCTTCTAATTTTGCCATTGGGGGAGTCTTGATGCAGGCGAAGCACCCCATAGCTTTTGAAAGCTGGAAGCTGAATGAAGCGGAACGACGGTAA